The DNA segment CCTCACTGAGTGCGGGGGCGGCTGTCCAGACTCTTCTCCTGCCAGCCTGGACCCCTTCCCATCTGGGTCTAGTCTTCAAGCTGCCATCAGCCAAGAGCccactctcccccttccccccgccaGAACTTCTCAGCGATGTCTGCCGGTCGCTTCTTTTTCTTCCCCGGGGGATGAGCAGCTTTTCTGTTCGTCTCAGTTTAAAGGCGGCTTCCGCGAGTCAGAACTTTAGCCAACTTTGCACGCGTTCGCTTCGGATAGGAGAGCTCCCACGACACTCGCGAGGACACGCAGGGGCCTCTCTGTCACAGGCTCCGCCGCGTGGCGGGCCgatcccagcccagcccacccaaCCTGCGTAGGCGCTGCGCGCAACGAGCTTTTTCTGCAGCTGGGGAAAAAGGGACTTCTGGGTGTCCGGCACCAGTTGGGTGACCTTGACCCAGTCTCTCCGGGAGCTCTGTTCCATCTGTAAAACCCAAGTGTGAGACCCACCCTGCTTGGCGGGCAATCAGGGCGGTGATTGCTTTCAAACTCAGATTTTGGACGGTATGGCGTTTTGCATTCCATTAACGCTCTGTACCAACTCAAGGGAgtaataataatgagaataatgATTGTTTACGGAAGTACCATTTACAATGCTTCCAGGTTCCCAAAGCAAAAATTGGGTTCACTACGGTAGACGAATGTTTGCTGAAAGAAGCATTAAATGCGCCCATCGAGATTTGGGGGGGCGCATTTAATGCTTCTTTCATcgagatttggggggggggggcggggtctgAAGCCCCGgatcagaaaataataatacaaaccCAGTTCTCAACAGCGGAACCAAAGCGGTTGCATCTGGCCAATGCATCTGCCCATAAGGCAATGGGGAAGCGAAGGGGCCATGAAAACACCTTGGGTGCATGAAAGCTCAGGATGGTTGGAGGGGACTGATGGCCACTTCGCCGCCTTTCTCTGACCAGAGAGCTGTCTCTCGGGAAGGGACCCCACAAGCAATATTCTACTTTATTTGATGCTTAAATCTAGAGTCTTAAATGCCTGCCTTACGGGCTTCTTGTGCAACCTGGGGAGTTGCTTTTTAAACCGATGGAGTAGAGTGATCTTCCGCCCAGCTGTCCCTCAGAGGCCCAGCAGGGTTCTCTAGGGACTCGGCGGCCCTGGGGGACACGCTGCGGTGCCGCTGTCACCGCCAGGGCTGAGCAAGGTGCGCCGCTGTGCCTTCGGTTAGCATTGCCGCTGTTCAGCGCCGGCGGGAGAGACTTCCCGGGAGAAAGTGCTGTCTTCCGGGCCCCGGGCCAGAGAAGAGGAGCGCCCTTCGGAGCGTAGCCGTCGGTGCCGCGACGCTGCTGCCCCAGTAGCCCCACCAAGTGACGCGCGGGTGTCAGCCCGTTTTGCGCGCACCCGCAGATGCACAGACACTCACACCCACTCCTGCTCCAGAGGAAAGGCTCACTCTTCGGTTTCCCAGGGCCAAAGGCCAAGGCCACGCTGATTCCTGAGCCCGCTGATGCAGTCCAAGGACTTACACCCTGATTCCTTCTCTAACGATTAGACGGGAACCCAAATCCCCTCTTCGTGGCCGCGCCCTTAGCAGGCTTTGGGGAGTATGCTGAGGCCGCCGGACCCCAAAGGGTAGGAAAGTGCTGACTTTGCCGAGGGCGGGAGGTCGTGTCCTGCCTCCCAGGTCGGGGCTGCGTGGCTCTCCAGCTGCGTGGGGGCGGCGGGACCCTGTCAatcccctgggggaggggggatccaCAGCTGCGAGCGCGGATAACCCCGAGGTGACCCGGGCGGGCCGGgcccgccccttccccctcccgcAGGCCTGGCGGCTGGAAGCGGGTCCCCGAACtgcagggggcagaggaaggctCGGGCTCCCGGCGCCTTGGCTGTCAGTGCGCTCCGGGCCGGGGGGCGCCGCCGGCTCTGCGTCCCTCGCTCGCCTCCTGCGCTCGCCCGAGCGCTCCGAGTGCCTCTTTAGCGGGAGCCAATATCCTTTTGTGCTAATAGGCTTGTCCTCATTTGCTGCCTAATTGGACTATATAAAGCCAATAACAGGCAGGCTCTTATAGCCCGAAGCCAAAGCGCCAAAATCCGAGCGAAGGCGAGGAGGGGGCGGCGGTGGAGGCGGCTGCGGGGCCCGGGCTCGGCTGCGCCTTCGCCTGCCTAATCCCATTTGCCATTGTACGCGCCCAATCGCCGTATACTCCCCGCATTTAACTTGGATGACATTTTGATTTCATCATTAGCATCCGGCGCCGGATTGACGCAGCCCCGAGCCGGGGACTGCTCCCGCCGCCTCCTCCCCGGGAGCTGCAGCCGCCGCCGAGCCGCCTCGCTCCCTCTGTGCCGCGGCTGGGCCGCTCCCCGCCCCTCAGCACCCCTCCCACATGCGAGCCCGCCCCGGCCGGGTCCTCACCCCGCCCTCCCGCCGCTGGATTTGCGCCTGGGGCGGCCCCCGACTTTGCGCCCCGTAGTTGAGTTCCGTTTATGGTCTGATTTCCGGCCGCCCGCCTGCTCGCCCGGCCGCCCGCCCGTCCCGATCCCTCCCTCCCCGGGACCCGGAGGAGAGGGGACCATGCCGGAGCCCGGGCCGGACGCCCCTGGCACGGCTAGCGCGcagcccccgccgccgccgccaccacctCCCGCGCCCAAGGAGTCCCCGTTCTCCATCAAGAACCTGCTCAACGGAGACCACCACCGGCCACCCCCTAAGCCGCAGCCGCCCCCACGGACGCTCTTCGCGCcggcctccgccgccgccgccgcggccgccgccgccgccgctgcggCCAAGGGGGCCCTGGAGGGCGCCGCGGGCTTCGCGCTCTCGCAGGTGGGCGACCTGGCTTTCCCCCGCTTTGAGATCCCGGCGCAGAGGTTTGCCCTGCCCGCGCACTACCTGGAGCGCTCCCCGGCCTGGTGGTACCCCTACACCCTGACCCCCGCCGGCGGCCACCTCTCGAGACCTGAAGGTACCGACCTCTCTTTGAACTTTCGTTGTCCTCCCCGTGCGCCAGTACCGTCCCCGCCCCGCGCTGCCTCCCACCGCAACCCTGGGACCCCTGCACCCTCCAACCCGCTGTTCGGCCAACTTCCTCCGGCCCCTGGCTCGCACCTACCGCCCGCGCGCTCTGTTGCGCTGCCAGGGAATCCAATCCCACTTGGTGAGAAAAGAGGTGGAATTGGAGCCGGGGGCGCGGCGCTTCCCGGGACAAGTGGCCTGGGGTCTGAACGCGGAGGCTTCAGCCGGCTGCGACTGGGGACAGGGCCTGGATGGAGGGAGTGAGCCGGTGGGGCCCAAGCCAGAGGAGAATCTCTCCGTGGGCCCCCGGCGGGGGagctgagggaaagaaaggaagtggCTGCGCCGCCACCGGGTCTGTCCGGGTCTGTCGCCTGCCCTCGGGAGGAAGGGGATCCCAGGGCGCGgagcccctgccctggcccagccGGGAAGGAGGCCCATGGGAACGGAGAGGCCTCGAGGCCCGGGGCCCAGAGGCTACCGCGGATTGAGCCTGCGGCCCCCAGGCGCCAGGCCTCTCTGAAGGCTGTTTcggtgtgcgtgtgtgcgcgtccgtctgtctgtctctccccagcttcGGAGAAGGCCCTCCTGCGAGACTCCTCCCCCGCCTCGGGAACCGATCGCGACTCCCCGGAGCCACTGCTCAAGGCCGACCCCGACCACAAGGAGCTAGACTCCAAGAGCCCGGACGAGATCATTTTGGAGGAGAGCGACTCggaggaaggcaagaaggaaggcGAGGCCGCTCCGGGAGCGGCCGGGGCGAGCGTGGGGGCGGCGGCAGCGACGCCGGGCGCGGAGGACTGGAAGAAGGGCGCCGACAGCCCCGAGAAGAAGCCCGCGTGCCGCAAAAAGAAGACGCGCACGGTCTTCTCGCGCAGCCAGGTCTTCCAGCTCGAGTCCACCTTCGACATGAAGCGCTACCTGAGCAGCTCGGAGCGCGCCGGCCTGGCCGCGTCGCTGCACCTCACCGAGACGCAGGTCAAGATCTGGTTCCAGAACCGCCGCAACAAGTGGAAGCGGCAGCTGGCGGCCGAGCTGGAGGCGGCCAACCTGAGCCACGCGGCGGCGCAGCGCATCGTGCGGGTGCCCATCCTCTACCACGAGAACTCGGCGGCCGACGGCGCGGCGGCCGCGGCCGCGGGGGCCCCGGTGCCCGTCAGCCAGCCGCTGCTCACCTTCCCGCACCCCGTATACTACTCGCACCCGGTGGTCTCGTCCGTGCCGCTGCTAAGGCCAGTCTGAGGCCcgacaggggagggggagggagcgcCCGGCCGCCTTCCCAGATCCCGGAGGAGACTGGGCCGGGCCGAGGGCGCCGAGACGTCCAGCGGCCTTCGGGAACCGGGGCTTGGGCGCGCGGccccggcctcccctcccccaatcggTAGCGTTTTGTAAGTATTTGCAATGCATTTTCGTGCAATTCACCCCTAATGGATTTGAGGCGCTTCTCCCCttacttttggttttggttatattaagaaagagcaggaaaaagacAACATTCCCGGGTCGAAGATTTCGGCTGGCTGGAAGATGTAAACGGTGCAGCACTTCTCCCCAAATTTGCATTGCGCTGTggttctttggttttatttttagagaagagaaataagCCCCAGAAACGTAACCCCCttagcttattctttttttttttttaatatagaactATTTTCAgaagtccagagagagagagagagagagagagagagagagagaattcaacgTGTGGTACTTTTATTCCTGGATTTCTGGGTGTGGTTCTTCCTCTCCACCTCCAGTTAGCCTCCCTAATTTTCAGAATCTGAGCAGCCTCTGGGAGGAACCCCGACTCAGGCCACTTTTCCGGCAGAGGTGTGTCACAGGTGACCTCTTTATCTGTCCCGCTTCCTGACTGAACAATTCTCTAAATGTTTAAAGGGAAAAGATAAGACAGGCCTCAAGCAGACTTCTGATGATCGAAACAGCTCCACATCTGGCCCGGTGTGAGTGGTCTTATTTATTAGTAGCATTTATTTTGGGGATTTCATTTGTtggtaaattattattattactagtatTGCTTTGTGCCCTGTTTTGAGAAAGTCcatccaatattttaaaaaaaaaatctgtcttttagcctctccccctgcctttttGTTCTTCAGTAACTGTTGTACTTTTGAGCTGTGCAATATTGTACAAAATTTCCTGAGagccctgcctctttcttcagggAGAGAAGCAGACGTTTTCACTGTGTAATCTTGGTCATTGGTTTAGGAGAAAAttaagaaggggaaagggaggggaggaaagaaacagagatagGTAGCAATGCTCAAAGGAGTGAGATACGCATACTGGAGCGCTTTAAGTGAAGGACAATCAACTTAGGAGAATTTTAACTTATTTGATATATGTACAGATTTCTTGTAAAGTTCACCCTCAATTCCACAgggctcctggctctgccccccaatctgttttctttttgtcggCTACACCTGTTGTTCTGCGATAGCTTGGTGTTCTCCCCGCCCTACCCGCCCATCTCCCTCGCCACTACCCGGGTTCAGtccctttttaagaaaaagagaaaaaaagcccacaaaataTTGTTACATTTACTGTTGTCGTGAAATcgaattaattaaaaagaaaagaaaagcgaAGCGTTTCGTGTCGCTAGAGTGTGTAAACTTCGGACGATTTTCCGCAGGGCAGGTGTCTCTGGAAGCCTTTTCTGCCTCGCTCTCTGGCTGCCTCTGCGCTCGCGGAGTCCGAGCTGGACGCACATCCCCGTAATCCAGGAGGCGGCAGAGACAGAGGCGGCTTTGTTCCCGACCAGGGCTGCGCTCTCCCCAGTGCTTTTCGAAGCCTGCAGAGCCCTGCGCTCAGAGGGTAACGCGGGGCGAGGACCTAGGCTTATCTAGTTTGAGAAATTGAGCGAAGCGGCCGCCGCGAGCTCCGAGATGGCTGATAAATTTCTGAACGCTGTGCTACAGCCTCGTGTTCCGTTCCCAGGCCACGGTCCCTTCAGAAGCCCCGAGATTCTGGGGAGGACATTCCTAGGGATTCGTCAGCGGGCCTGCAACGCGGTGGGCTCGGTTGcagccaggggcgggggggggtgccggggggaggaaagaagggagtggACTTAGAATTTAGCTGTAGCCGGAGGCGGGTCGCGAAGTCCAGCTGGGAGAGGCCGGATCGCGAGAGGGCCCTAGAGAAGGCGGCTGCCAGCTCCTGGACAGGGAGGCCTCCGCCAGCCTTGAGGAGCTGCGGCTCTCGGGGCGGCTCGGGTATGCGCGCGGTCCCGGTCGGGGAACAGAGACCACCCAACTGTGGCCGCGGCCACTGAAAGGACCTTGTCTCCTCCCGGCCAGACCCTTTTCTGTCCACAGGCGCCCGACACCTCAGCGGCGGCCTCTCTGgtcttctgcccccaccccggcccatGCCAGAAAGCGCAGCGCTGGCGGTTCCCACGCGCTCGGTGGGCGGCCAGCGGAGGCGCGGCGCGCGGGGAGCCCCAGCGCAGCGCGTGTCTGCGGGCGGAAGCAGGTGCCTGCGCGCTCCTCGCCGACCGCGCGGCTGCCTGCCTTAGAGCGTGGGGTCCGTACGCCCGACTCCAGGCAGGGCAAGTCTGAAGCTGGGGAGCCAGAAGGGGGAGATGAAGAACCTGTAGACGGTCAAGATGCCGAAGAGCACACCGCCCGGCGCGTCCGCTGGGGAGCGCCTGCACGCGCTCGCCTTCCCTCTCCCAACGCTTTGCTGGGTTCTTCAAACCCAATCCACACAGTCGAGTCTGCTATGGCTGAAATGTTGGGTGTCGTTTTCTATTGATGGGAAACTGCCCCCAAATAAACTGGCATGCGTATTTATGGCGCAATTTTAGCCTGAACCTCAGTGAAGATAGATCTCCCTTTATTTCCCTGTGGTTTGGAATAAAAACGAGGGCATGTGtcgtaaatgaaaaataaacagaaattcagGGTCAAAATATGTTGTTCCTTGTGTTACCTGAAAACACAGTGATGCCTTTTACTGTTGGCAATACTAACTGTGGGACAGGCCAATAACagctcattaaaaataatgttgcaatagCAAACACATCCTTAGATTTTTACAGCCAGAACACGATGCTATCAAATGCCAAGAAAATACTTCTTTATTTGTGTTTGGATTCTAGAAAACGGTTCTTGACTGACCCAGTCTTTACAAAGTCGAGAAATAACTGGTTCCCCACACGCAGCGTTTATCCTTTGTCCtgctctccccgtctctctctctccctcctatgGGGAGCTCAGCTGCCCTGCACCCACGTgttcccgcccccgcccccccccccccagccaccgTGCCTGCCCTAAGGGAGAAGGGTCATCTGGCCACCTCCAGGGACTGGCCGCTGTGTGAGCCTGAAGCTGGCCCAGGCGGGAAACTTCCACCTCCCTCCTGTCAAGTCAGAGTGGTAGTATTTCTCACAATGCAAGAGAAAGAATTGTGCCAAAGTGTGGGGGCACCATGCATCGCTCTACACAGGAAGCGTCCTCGGCTCTACTGCAGGGCTTTCTGAGGCTTTAGTGTCCCCAGAGTCCAAGAAAGCTCTTGGTGGGACTGTCACACCCCAAGAGCTTGTTGGGGTCATCTCCCCTACAAAGAatgaccctccccacccctgcctctgcagGGATTGCCGGGAGTTGCTGGAACCCCTCAGCAGAGGGGGGAGGTGTCTGAAGGAGCCACCAGGCATCTACCCAATTCCTCCAGGACATTCCATTGCAGGATGCCAGGGCAGCCCCTGTCCCCTACCCTAGGACACTGAACCAACACTCCAGATTTTATCCATTCGATGCCCCCCCCCAATCACAGAACCTAGCCTTCTCTCCACCTACCCTAACTTCAGACCCTTCCCTATCTGCACTCCCTGTCAGTCCTCAAATCAGTGCAAATGACACTGTCTTTCTTCATCACCCAAATAGACACACCAGCAAACCACACATAGGGGACACTCCTGTGTGATATAAACACTCGCCCCACACACGAACACATTAGATAGACCCTAATGAACACCATACCCAGGTGCTTGCGGTACACCCACCCACATATGTGTTCATCATCACAGCTATCGCTAACACACAAAGTCAGGCACACCTTGTTTGAGGGGACCCTGGGCAGCTGGTTTTCTCTACAGCCTCAGGCTAAGTAAGGCAAGCTGGGTAGAATCCCTTGCTAAGTAAGGCAAGCCTGAAATCCTTCCAGCAGGAATGCCTCGTGCATTCCTCCTCTCCCATCTGGGACAAACTATCGGAGCCTGCCAACACCCCACCACGGACTCCCATACTCCTATGGGCTGGGACCTAACTCGGAGCCGAGGTCCCCACAATGTGGGGCTCTGCCACTCTGAGCGCCCTCGATCGCCTCCGGGCCCTGGGAGACGGCACAGCCAGCGCGCGAGCTGTTTCTGTTGGCAACAcagatgtatttcttttatttggtaGTAAATAGAGCGGGTGTGTGTACATCAAACAATAGCAGGACAGATATAAACTGCCCCCCCACCCGCCACTGGGCGCTCATTCTGAGCCGGGACGTCCTCCTGGCAGGCTCCCGGCACGCCAGAGCCAGAGGCCCCGCCGCGAGAACCCCAGAGCGCTGTCCTCTCCTCGCTCCCAGAGCGCGCGTCTGGAGGGTAGAGCccgaagaaagaaagagaaggcaaggTCGGTGAGATTTGCTTTCTCTTCTGCGGGCGGGCGCACGCTGGGCCAGCTAGGGCCTGGGCGATGGGAGCGGGATCCGAGGGCTGCGCAGCCTTTGGCCTTTGGGAGCTTTGGCGAGGCCTCGCGTTGTTGGGCTTCCCAAGCCGGCGCGACGCGCCCTTGCGTGTGCGCGGGGCACCTCAACTTCCCTCGAGGGGCGCTGCGGGGTGCAGACTTAACTGCCCGCCTCCGAGACTCCATTTTGCCCCACCTCTCTCGGTTTTCCACGCCCCGCGGCCCAGTGACCCATCCAGAGGGCCTCTCCCCTTAGCTATCTAAAACCAGACTCTGCAAAGCAGCTAGGAAAAGATGCCTCCACTGGGTCGCCAAGATGGAGTCAGGGTGCAAGAACCCTGAGCTCCATAGAAATCCCCTCTTGGGATCCGGAGCGCAGCTGGGCAAGCTCGGGGGACTACTCCTGCCAGGGCGCGGACACGTGGCCCCGAGGAGGCAATCCGCCAGGCTCCTCCTCCAGGCTTCCCGCCCACTCTCTGCCCACCACCTCGCCCTGCCTGCCCGCTCTCCCAGGCTCCTGGGTGCGAGCGATCCGTGCGTCCCGGCGTACGCCTCTGGAAGTGTGCGCGCCAGGGTGCACGTGCCCCGGTCGAGGTGTGCCGGGCGGATGTTGACCCTTTGATCTATAAACAACTGGGGGTTGGATGGGTGACGAAAGAGAGGAAAAGGTCGCAAAAGATAGCTAGGCCGGCTGTACTTTGGAGCCCTGCCTGGTGCTCGGACCCGGATCTCGAGTTGAGATTTGGGTGCGCTTGTCCCGGAGTGTGAGCCCCTCCTGTGGAAGTCCCCTAAAGGCTGCTCGGGTGGGGAGCGGCAGCTTCTGGAGAATCTGGTCTCAGACGGCAGCGCAGTCCTAGCTCTCCCCGGGGTCCATTTAACCGCCTGGGATTTCCTGCCACCCTTGTCGTGCCTCTACGATCCGGTAGACCTTCATGCGAGCGTCGGGCAGTTTCGGAGACCTGAGGCAAGGGATAGCTGGAGGCTGCGTGCCTCGTTGGAGAGTTCCCAGGAGGTGCACACTGGTTGTACTCGCCCAAACCCTTCCTTAGCCGCTGCTCCAGACGAATCTGCCGGGAGAAACTGCCCCAAATCTGGGTCACCGGGGTTCCAGAAGAAGTCCTTCTGGCTGcggtggaagaagaggaaaaagagccGGGGTAGAGGTGTAGAGCGACCGAGCGAGCGCCCCGGAGAGCGCGTTGCGCCCATCACTTAGGAGCGGTCAGGTGGAGTCACCTGGTGTGCCTCACCCGAGCGCAAATgtcttaaagaaatagaaagaatccCCTTCTCTCCTGAGCTCCTCCGCCGCCCTCGCCCCCCGTGGTGATGGAGTGCACGCATCAGATTTTCATCAAAGTTCTATTAAGTGAAACATAGGTTGCAGGGCACCCTTTGATTGAaacagtttaaattttaattgtgtttttaatttgacatATAGTTGCAGAAAGGAATGACACTGCGTCGCCAAGGGGCGGtcgattttcttaatttctcccagAGGAATTGATGAGTCTATCAGGCCACTAGATTGGAAACCCATTAAAGCTCTCTGGTTAGGCTGTTAATTGGAACTTGatggatgtgggggggggggcggtgtcgGGGCTCGGCTATGCTGATCCAATCTTCATGACTTTCTGTTTTCCAATAAATTACACAATTCATTTTCCAGCCGCAGATTACATAAATTGTACACCTCTGGGGCTCTCTTTTTCAAATAGGGAGCCCTTTTCCCCAAAAGCCTATTGCGAGATGTCATTTGCACCAAAGAACGAACAGCAGAGGTCCTTGAATGAAAATCGAAACATAATCAACGTTTATACTTAGAAAATTTATTGAGATCATTTTCTCtggtatttccttattttaaagtttggACGCGCCATATATCATAATCCAGTCCCGTAAAGGTGGGGGGGCAGACTGTGTTTAATATTTATCGAAGCTTGATTCCAAGATCAAACTTGTTTATGACTTCATCTGTCATTTCGGAGGGAGACTTCTTCCACTATTACTCGGCTCAGCCAGCCTATTTCCCAACTG comes from the Panthera uncia isolate 11264 chromosome D2, Puncia_PCG_1.0, whole genome shotgun sequence genome and includes:
- the HMX3 gene encoding homeobox protein HMX3, whose translation is MPEPGPDAPGTASAQPPPPPPPPPAPKESPFSIKNLLNGDHHRPPPKPQPPPRTLFAPASAAAAAAAAAAAAAKGALEGAAGFALSQVGDLAFPRFEIPAQRFALPAHYLERSPAWWYPYTLTPAGGHLSRPEASEKALLRDSSPASGTDRDSPEPLLKADPDHKELDSKSPDEIILEESDSEEGKKEGEAAPGAAGASVGAAAATPGAEDWKKGADSPEKKPACRKKKTRTVFSRSQVFQLESTFDMKRYLSSSERAGLAASLHLTETQVKIWFQNRRNKWKRQLAAELEAANLSHAAAQRIVRVPILYHENSAADGAAAAAAGAPVPVSQPLLTFPHPVYYSHPVVSSVPLLRPV